In one window of Candidatus Binatia bacterium DNA:
- a CDS encoding NnrS family protein, whose protein sequence is MQGAQEHERQATVREAGGRGALTPEVEELMRITARRAAWFFVWSIVFALSIGATLGALLWLGLTLQVDLLGGLSPLSARHAHAYAQIFGFAVLFVCGVAYHVLPRFSGRAWQGGPWQRLTLLGLASGAGLAAGAALWGEERALLFLAHAALVFGSLAFARAVGGQLRGAAVTPPLLPVYVQLGSWWLVAASALPLLSPTVLASDRSALWEAALWGFAGNWIYGMSLRILPASLGLVYRESGVDRLICAAHQVGTLLWCLGLVGMSGWLPVAVTTAGRAGGLLLAVAGAGFVCRLGFFRGRATPAHRMPGTEKYLWSAYAYLFLALLLGPLRAAVTGTAYVGPVADFARHAFTLGFLTQMIFGVSMRVLPAAAGIPIWSPRLRDGTYWLLNLGIVLRAGEVITAWGASTAWYRWSAISGPISWAAFVLFAVNLVMSVRQHRPGPATSR, encoded by the coding sequence ATGCAAGGAGCACAGGAACACGAGCGACAAGCGACGGTGCGGGAGGCCGGAGGGCGCGGTGCGCTGACCCCCGAGGTGGAGGAGCTCATGCGCATCACGGCCCGACGCGCGGCGTGGTTTTTCGTATGGAGCATCGTGTTTGCTTTGAGCATCGGTGCCACCTTGGGCGCTCTCCTGTGGCTCGGGCTGACTTTGCAAGTCGACCTGCTCGGCGGGCTCTCTCCTCTGTCCGCACGCCATGCGCACGCCTACGCTCAGATCTTTGGCTTTGCCGTATTGTTCGTGTGCGGCGTGGCGTACCATGTTCTTCCGCGCTTCAGCGGACGCGCATGGCAAGGGGGACCGTGGCAGCGCCTGACGCTCCTCGGCCTCGCTAGCGGGGCTGGGCTCGCCGCCGGAGCAGCGTTGTGGGGAGAAGAGCGTGCGTTGCTTTTTCTTGCCCACGCGGCGTTGGTTTTCGGCAGTTTGGCTTTTGCGCGTGCGGTGGGAGGGCAACTGCGGGGCGCGGCAGTGACCCCGCCGCTGCTGCCGGTGTACGTTCAATTGGGCTCATGGTGGTTGGTAGCGGCAAGCGCCCTCCCGCTGCTCTCGCCGACGGTGCTCGCTTCGGACCGTTCCGCATTGTGGGAGGCCGCGTTGTGGGGGTTTGCGGGCAACTGGATCTATGGGATGAGCTTGCGCATCCTGCCCGCCTCGTTGGGTTTAGTGTACCGCGAGAGCGGGGTCGACCGGCTCATTTGCGCCGCGCACCAAGTGGGAACGCTGCTGTGGTGCCTGGGGCTAGTAGGGATGAGCGGCTGGCTGCCCGTGGCGGTAACAACTGCAGGGCGCGCCGGTGGGCTGTTGCTCGCAGTGGCGGGTGCTGGCTTCGTCTGCCGGCTCGGCTTCTTCCGCGGGCGGGCAACACCGGCACACCGCATGCCGGGGACGGAAAAATACTTGTGGAGCGCCTATGCCTACCTCTTCCTCGCCCTCCTGCTCGGACCGTTGCGGGCGGCGGTTACGGGCACCGCCTATGTCGGACCCGTAGCCGACTTTGCCCGCCACGCGTTCACGTTGGGGTTTCTCACGCAAATGATTTTCGGCGTGTCCATGCGTGTGCTGCCGGCGGCAGCCGGCATTCCCATTTGGAGCCCGCGCCTGCGCGACGGCACGTACTGGCTCCTGAACCTCGGCATCGTGCTCCGCGCTGGTGAAGTGATCACCGCCTGGGGTGCGAGCACCGCGTGGTATCGGTGGTCGGCAATTTCAGGACCGATCAGTTGGGCCGCCTTCGTTCTCTTCGCTGTCAACCTCGTGATGAGCGTCCGTCAACACCGCCCGGGGCCTGCCACCTCTCGCTAA
- the cmr1 gene encoding type III-B CRISPR module RAMP protein Cmr1, with translation MTKVYTLKALTDIWTGDPNRSGDRATTTGLLGSIRWRFEVLVRGLGGKACDPTKHQCEGARHSVLCELFGCTGWARKFRFELLDGTGKVKATQIKQNQTFTLRFLELRPIQPVEWALLDLTLCLIAEYGAVGGKTVLKPSDEANRANAAHHRDYGLIQILKHPDDLKSLDRKQLGDYVQQPRKPAHDDFDWASLQNL, from the coding sequence ATGACTAAGGTTTATACGCTCAAAGCACTCACCGACATCTGGACCGGCGACCCCAACCGGAGCGGAGACCGCGCGACCACGACCGGTCTGCTCGGCTCCATCCGCTGGCGGTTCGAGGTGCTCGTGCGCGGATTGGGCGGGAAGGCGTGCGACCCGACGAAGCACCAATGCGAGGGTGCGCGGCATTCCGTCCTCTGCGAGCTGTTCGGCTGCACGGGCTGGGCGAGGAAATTCCGCTTTGAGCTCCTCGACGGAACCGGGAAGGTCAAAGCCACGCAGATCAAGCAGAACCAGACTTTCACGCTGCGCTTCCTCGAACTGCGCCCCATTCAACCAGTGGAGTGGGCCCTGTTGGACCTGACGTTGTGTCTCATCGCTGAGTACGGCGCGGTCGGGGGGAAGACAGTGCTCAAGCCGAGCGACGAGGCAAACCGTGCCAACGCCGCTCATCACCGGGACTACGGGCTGATTCAAATCCTGAAACATCCGGACGACCTGAAGTCCCTCGACCGCAAGCAACTGGGGGATTATGTGCAGCAACCGCGCAAGCCAGCTCACGACGACTTCGATTGGGCATCGCTGCAGAACCTCTGA
- a CDS encoding RAMP superfamily CRISPR-associated protein, producing the protein MTFDFCGRLASLQACPRDGPLPCGLAFGFVNGCTVWSTKGGNRKNEAGNRYMKRAAQGSIAVPAGLPLDSWPPQLLHRDWLALEVELELRAPWYSKDDRIFHVLDKPVHKDRVFGVPFMAAASWKGMLRWACRMQAGLRQHLEEGKRFEEWKDPDWILHLFGNEKGADEQFRQGVLVFYPTWFDKIGLEVINPHDRSRRRRHVADCLRSGAAGY; encoded by the coding sequence ATGACCTTCGACTTCTGCGGTCGTCTCGCGTCGCTGCAGGCGTGTCCAAGGGACGGACCGCTCCCCTGCGGTCTGGCTTTTGGCTTTGTGAACGGCTGCACGGTTTGGAGCACCAAAGGTGGCAATCGGAAGAACGAGGCCGGCAACCGCTACATGAAACGGGCAGCCCAGGGCTCGATTGCCGTGCCGGCTGGACTCCCGCTCGATTCCTGGCCACCACAATTGCTGCACCGAGATTGGCTCGCTCTCGAGGTCGAGCTCGAACTGCGCGCGCCCTGGTACTCCAAAGACGACCGGATCTTCCACGTGCTCGACAAGCCAGTGCACAAGGATCGCGTCTTCGGCGTGCCGTTCATGGCGGCCGCGAGCTGGAAGGGGATGTTACGCTGGGCCTGTCGCATGCAGGCGGGGTTACGCCAACATCTGGAGGAAGGAAAGCGATTCGAGGAGTGGAAAGATCCGGACTGGATCCTCCACCTGTTCGGCAACGAGAAGGGAGCTGACGAGCAGTTTCGGCAGGGCGTGCTGGTTTTCTATCCGACCTGGTTCGACAAGATCGGCTTGGAGGTGATCAATCCGCATGACCGCAGCCGTCGGCGCCGGCACGTAGCTGATTGTCTACGAAGTGGTGCCGCCGGGTACTAA
- a CDS encoding DUF4143 domain-containing protein, with protein MPCSRTRWLGASWEGFAIENLIAAAPEGTSAYYCRTSGGAETVLLLELPRGERWAVEIKRSTAPAATRGFHQARADVRPRRSFVVYQGAERFPLAERVEAVPLPELARELTALRKKS; from the coding sequence ATGCCCTGCTCGCGCACCCGGTGGCTGGGGGCGAGCTGGGAGGGCTTCGCGATCGAGAATCTCATCGCCGCCGCGCCCGAGGGAACGAGTGCCTACTATTGCCGCACGAGCGGTGGCGCCGAAACTGTTCTGCTGCTCGAGCTGCCGCGCGGGGAGCGCTGGGCTGTGGAAATCAAGCGCAGCACGGCGCCGGCGGCGACGCGGGGCTTTCACCAGGCTCGGGCCGACGTGCGGCCCCGGCGCAGCTTTGTCGTCTACCAGGGCGCGGAGCGCTTTCCCCTTGCCGAGCGGGTGGAGGCGGTGCCGCTGCCGGAACTCGCCCGGGAACTCACCGCCTTGAGGAAAAAGTCATGA
- a CDS encoding chlorite dismutase family protein: MSEQLQGLRPSAGWPVVHLFYRVDRPRWRGQSAEAREAAVEEFQNWLVEVQREPELQLVPQAGVTKFDFGIMAIHPDLWRIQQLGQQIASTGFGACLLPVYQFLSLTEASEYITSELDWARLLLEEQKLDPTSPEFAQRFAALRKRTAIYAESRIHPKLPEDYPIVCFYPMSKARRDQDNWYRLSFEERKKLMLQHGEAGRRFADRVTQLITTCTGIDDWEWGVTLFSRDLKAIRDIVYELRYDEASAVYGLFGSFFVGIRFAPERLAGVLHLL; the protein is encoded by the coding sequence ATGTCGGAGCAGTTGCAGGGTCTTCGTCCCTCAGCCGGGTGGCCAGTGGTGCACTTATTTTACCGCGTGGATCGGCCCCGTTGGCGCGGCCAAAGTGCGGAGGCGCGTGAGGCGGCAGTCGAGGAGTTCCAGAACTGGCTTGTGGAGGTGCAACGCGAGCCGGAGTTGCAACTCGTTCCGCAAGCGGGGGTGACGAAGTTCGACTTCGGCATCATGGCCATTCACCCGGACTTGTGGCGCATCCAACAGCTCGGGCAGCAAATTGCCAGCACCGGCTTCGGTGCCTGCTTGCTGCCAGTGTATCAGTTTTTGTCGCTCACCGAGGCGAGCGAGTACATCACCAGCGAACTCGACTGGGCCCGGCTGCTCCTCGAAGAGCAAAAGCTCGATCCGACCTCGCCTGAGTTCGCCCAGCGCTTCGCGGCGCTGCGCAAACGCACGGCGATTTACGCCGAGTCGCGCATTCATCCGAAGCTGCCAGAAGACTACCCGATCGTGTGCTTTTACCCGATGAGCAAGGCGCGGCGCGATCAAGACAACTGGTACCGCTTGAGCTTCGAGGAGCGGAAGAAACTCATGCTCCAGCACGGCGAGGCAGGACGCCGCTTTGCCGATCGCGTCACCCAGCTCATCACCACGTGCACGGGAATCGACGACTGGGAATGGGGGGTGACGTTGTTCTCGCGCGACCTCAAGGCCATCCGCGACATTGTGTACGAGCTCCGCTACGACGAAGCGAGCGCGGTGTACGGCCTGTTCGGTTCGTTCTTTGTGGGCATTCGCTTTGCCCCCGAGCGTCTCGCCGGGGTGCTGCACCTTTTGTAA
- a CDS encoding HD domain-containing protein yields the protein MVVRDAVHGDVELDKLQAAVLDFPEVQRLRGIKQLGTASFVYPGAVHTRFDHSLGTCATAQRLLAALQTRHAREVSPALASLIGAAALLHDVTHVPFGHTFEDERRLFPRHDKGQRLALLFSGHLGEELHRLGIAEPMEELLGLREYRHVPPWARQIVASTIDADLLDYLRRDAYFTGLAQRYDERVFRSFEIAGNQLALALTRHGMVRPDTFSETVQLLRLRYFLTERVYYHHTKVAAGAMISKAVELAQQHGHLSEAELLQLHDASLFERLKEIPSRQQPDPNIVRLVQRLERRQLLKRGYVLSAARLTRAQRSALVRRYHESAEERRIAEGHIASELRCNPGEVIVYCPALTSMKEASALAITPTGVEPLDRYDQSGEIHALQRRYEELWRFYVFVPAEFQAVAAEVAAEYFGYPSEHQPRRGN from the coding sequence ATGGTGGTGCGCGATGCAGTTCACGGCGACGTGGAGCTCGACAAGCTGCAAGCAGCCGTTCTCGATTTCCCGGAAGTGCAGCGCCTGCGAGGCATCAAGCAACTGGGAACGGCGTCTTTCGTGTACCCGGGAGCCGTGCATACCCGCTTCGACCACTCCCTCGGCACCTGCGCAACGGCGCAACGCTTGCTGGCAGCGCTGCAAACGCGCCACGCCCGCGAAGTCTCCCCCGCGCTGGCCAGTTTGATCGGTGCCGCCGCGCTGCTGCACGACGTAACCCATGTGCCCTTCGGGCACACGTTCGAGGACGAGCGCCGGCTCTTTCCTCGGCACGACAAGGGCCAGCGCCTGGCTCTGTTGTTCAGCGGGCATTTGGGCGAGGAGCTCCACCGCCTCGGGATTGCCGAGCCCATGGAGGAGTTGCTCGGGCTGCGCGAGTATCGCCACGTGCCGCCGTGGGCGCGGCAGATCGTGGCCAGCACGATCGACGCCGATCTCCTCGACTACCTCAGGCGCGACGCGTATTTCACCGGCCTCGCCCAGCGATACGACGAGCGCGTATTTCGCTCGTTCGAGATTGCCGGCAATCAACTCGCACTCGCCCTGACACGCCACGGAATGGTACGACCCGACACGTTTTCCGAAACCGTGCAGTTGTTGCGCCTGCGTTACTTCCTCACCGAGCGCGTGTATTACCACCACACGAAAGTGGCCGCGGGCGCGATGATCTCCAAGGCAGTGGAGCTCGCACAGCAGCACGGGCACCTCAGCGAGGCGGAGCTACTGCAACTCCACGATGCCTCCCTGTTCGAACGACTCAAGGAAATTCCCTCGCGCCAGCAACCCGATCCAAACATTGTCCGCCTCGTCCAGCGATTGGAGCGGCGCCAGCTTTTAAAGCGCGGCTACGTGCTCTCGGCTGCGCGCCTCACCCGTGCCCAGCGCTCCGCACTGGTGCGCCGCTACCACGAATCCGCCGAAGAGCGTCGCATTGCCGAGGGCCACATTGCCAGCGAACTCCGTTGCAACCCGGGCGAAGTCATCGTCTACTGCCCGGCGTTGACTTCCATGAAAGAAGCGAGCGCCTTGGCAATTACACCCACAGGGGTCGAGCCGCTCGATCGTTATGACCAAAGTGGCGAGATCCATGCGTTACAGCGGCGCTACGAGGAGCTCTGGCGGTTCTACGTGTTCGTACCCGCAGAATTCCAAGCGGTCGCCGCCGAGGTTGCCGCAGAGTACTTCGGCTATCCGAGCGAGCACCAGCCACGGCGCGGAAACTAA
- a CDS encoding discoidin domain-containing protein — protein sequence MKLGAPEIWLGGWLPVGLLFGAALVVGQPAVGQSAVVESFESLEGWSTHASQNAHVELALDEGVSGKALRVDFEIQPGGSFVIIRKAVRLKLPKNYAFKVWIRGQGPPNDLQFKLIDPADRNVWWYRQRPCHFPAEWRQLTIRDVRVEFAWGDSPVAQPSEVGFIEFAIAAGSGGRGSLWLDELTWEPRKPPKGRVPKPRVEASTSAPGNPPEYAADTDPHTAWRSGVLQAAQWLQVDFQTPQEYGAIVIDWDALDYAVVYRVLASTDGEHWWTLFASEHGNGGRDYIPTGEAESRWIRVEMERSSRGQGYAIRSFAIKPYELAASPNAFFATLAAEAPSGLYPRYFVPEQVYWTSVAPPEGGRQALLSSDGAIEPVAGGYSIEPFVYRNGTLLSWRQVRSVPEVANAAVPIPRVVWEHEWFRLEVELAAGGGGRGQAFYARYRLESRVADPAEFTLFLAVRPFQVLPPWQNLNLVGGVSAIRTLAFDSRTIWVDRKPAIVVQTPGARFGAAYFEEGMVTESLLRGTLPSHSEVMDPLGYGSGALEYKFTLAPGGSAAVYLAMPWRAEDVAELRIATDGAEAAYQRQFEQAEHDWQRVLGRVQFDLPPTAQEIEATLRAALAHILMHRSGPALQPGPRTYARAWIRDGVTMASALLQLGVVSEARSFAQWFAQYQLPDGRIPCCVDWRGADPVPEHDSNGQFLFLVAEYYRFTRDVGLVAELWPHIRAAVEWIERARAQRMTSEYQSGDKRLFYGLLPESISHEGYAARPVHSYWDDLWALRGIDDASRLAAVVGENELAARWALLRDGFRSTLVTSMVAVAARHKLEYLPASVELADFDPNSTAIALYPVDVASALPRELVEKTFDRYWQVFQQRVQGVEPWDSFTPYELRNVPAFLRLGKREQAWGLLESLLRDRRPLAWRQWPEIVWRDPQWPRFIGDMPHAWVSALFIEAVRHLFAYERGSDAALVVGAGIPRDWVEAGVGVRRLPTHYGILHFRAEAVDGGHWKVRIGGDLQMPPGRVVLQLPVPPPLREARVNGRAIADLDPKEVRIGELPAEVDLVLAEEGS from the coding sequence GTGAAACTCGGTGCACCAGAAATTTGGCTCGGTGGATGGCTGCCTGTGGGGCTGTTGTTCGGTGCGGCACTGGTGGTCGGTCAACCGGCGGTGGGCCAGAGCGCAGTTGTGGAAAGTTTTGAGTCGCTCGAAGGTTGGAGCACGCACGCTTCGCAAAATGCGCATGTGGAGTTGGCGCTCGACGAGGGCGTGAGCGGCAAGGCGTTGCGCGTGGATTTCGAGATTCAGCCGGGCGGGAGCTTTGTGATTATTCGCAAAGCCGTGCGCTTGAAGCTGCCGAAGAACTACGCCTTCAAGGTGTGGATCCGTGGCCAAGGGCCACCCAATGACTTGCAGTTCAAACTCATCGATCCCGCGGATCGCAACGTGTGGTGGTATCGCCAGCGCCCGTGCCACTTCCCGGCAGAGTGGCGCCAACTGACGATTCGCGATGTGCGCGTGGAGTTTGCCTGGGGCGACTCTCCGGTGGCGCAGCCGAGCGAGGTAGGTTTCATCGAGTTTGCCATTGCTGCGGGCAGTGGCGGCCGCGGCTCGTTGTGGCTGGATGAATTGACTTGGGAGCCCCGCAAGCCTCCCAAAGGGCGCGTGCCAAAGCCGCGCGTGGAGGCTTCGACTTCAGCGCCGGGCAATCCACCCGAATATGCGGCGGATACCGATCCACACACCGCCTGGCGGAGCGGCGTGCTGCAAGCGGCACAGTGGCTCCAGGTCGATTTTCAAACACCGCAGGAATACGGCGCCATTGTCATCGACTGGGACGCGCTCGACTACGCCGTCGTGTATCGCGTGTTGGCGTCCACCGATGGAGAACATTGGTGGACGTTGTTCGCGAGTGAGCATGGTAACGGTGGGCGGGACTACATTCCCACCGGCGAGGCGGAATCGCGCTGGATTCGGGTGGAGATGGAGCGCAGCAGCCGCGGTCAGGGATACGCGATCCGCTCCTTCGCTATCAAACCGTACGAACTTGCAGCCTCGCCCAATGCCTTTTTCGCCACTCTCGCCGCCGAGGCCCCTTCGGGGTTATACCCGCGCTACTTCGTGCCCGAACAAGTCTACTGGACTTCCGTGGCGCCCCCCGAAGGAGGGCGGCAAGCGTTGCTCAGCAGCGACGGAGCGATCGAGCCGGTGGCAGGCGGCTACTCCATTGAACCCTTCGTGTACCGCAACGGTACGTTGTTGAGCTGGCGGCAGGTGCGCTCCGTTCCGGAAGTCGCCAACGCTGCGGTGCCGATTCCGCGCGTGGTTTGGGAGCACGAGTGGTTTCGCCTAGAGGTCGAGTTGGCTGCCGGCGGCGGGGGCCGTGGGCAGGCATTTTATGCGCGTTATCGCTTGGAAAGTCGCGTTGCTGACCCGGCGGAGTTTACCCTCTTTCTCGCTGTGCGGCCGTTTCAGGTGTTGCCCCCGTGGCAGAATCTCAACCTGGTCGGCGGGGTGAGTGCGATTCGCACGCTTGCGTTCGACTCGCGCACGATCTGGGTCGACCGCAAGCCCGCGATTGTGGTGCAAACGCCCGGGGCGCGCTTCGGTGCCGCGTATTTCGAAGAGGGCATGGTGACGGAGAGCTTGCTCCGCGGCACGCTGCCCTCGCACAGCGAAGTCATGGATCCGCTCGGCTATGGCTCCGGGGCGCTGGAATACAAGTTCACCTTAGCGCCGGGCGGAAGTGCGGCGGTGTATTTGGCCATGCCGTGGCGTGCGGAGGACGTTGCCGAGTTGCGGATTGCGACCGACGGCGCCGAAGCCGCGTATCAGCGGCAGTTCGAGCAAGCCGAACACGATTGGCAGCGTGTGCTCGGGCGCGTGCAGTTCGACCTGCCCCCGACCGCGCAGGAAATCGAAGCGACGTTGCGGGCCGCCCTTGCGCACATTCTCATGCACCGCAGCGGTCCGGCCCTGCAGCCGGGCCCGCGGACGTATGCCCGCGCGTGGATTCGCGACGGCGTGACGATGGCGAGCGCCTTGTTGCAACTCGGGGTAGTGTCGGAAGCGCGTTCCTTCGCGCAGTGGTTTGCGCAATACCAACTGCCTGACGGACGAATTCCCTGCTGTGTCGATTGGCGCGGGGCCGACCCGGTTCCGGAACACGACAGCAATGGGCAGTTCCTGTTTCTCGTGGCGGAGTACTACCGCTTCACCCGAGATGTCGGATTGGTGGCCGAACTGTGGCCGCACATTCGCGCGGCGGTGGAGTGGATCGAACGAGCTAGGGCGCAACGCATGACCTCGGAATACCAAAGCGGCGACAAACGCCTGTTTTACGGCTTGCTGCCAGAATCCATCAGCCACGAGGGCTACGCGGCCCGGCCGGTGCACTCGTATTGGGACGACCTCTGGGCATTGCGCGGCATCGACGATGCGAGTCGCTTGGCGGCGGTTGTTGGAGAGAACGAGTTGGCGGCGCGCTGGGCGTTGTTGCGCGACGGGTTCCGCTCCACGCTGGTGACTTCCATGGTGGCGGTGGCTGCACGGCATAAGCTCGAGTACTTGCCTGCCTCGGTGGAACTTGCCGACTTCGATCCCAACTCGACTGCCATCGCGCTGTATCCGGTGGACGTTGCTTCCGCTCTGCCCCGCGAACTCGTGGAGAAGACGTTCGACCGATACTGGCAGGTCTTTCAACAACGCGTGCAAGGGGTGGAGCCGTGGGACTCCTTCACGCCTTACGAATTGCGCAACGTACCGGCCTTTCTTCGCTTGGGCAAACGCGAACAAGCGTGGGGGCTCTTGGAGTCGCTGCTGCGCGACCGGCGCCCTCTGGCGTGGCGACAGTGGCCAGAAATTGTGTGGCGCGATCCGCAGTGGCCACGCTTCATTGGCGACATGCCGCACGCTTGGGTGAGCGCGTTGTTCATCGAGGCAGTGCGGCATTTGTTCGCGTACGAACGCGGGAGTGATGCCGCCTTAGTGGTCGGTGCGGGAATCCCCCGCGACTGGGTGGAAGCGGGTGTGGGCGTGCGGCGGTTGCCGACGCACTACGGTATCCTGCACTTCCGCGCTGAGGCCGTGGATGGAGGGCACTGGAAAGTCCGCATCGGTGGCGACCTGCAAATGCCGCCGGGAAGAGTGGTGTTGCAGTTGCCGGTGCCACCGCCCCTTCGGGAAGCGCGCGTGAACGGCCGGGCAATCGCGGATCTCGATCCCAAGGAAGTCCGCATTGGTGAGCTGCCCGCCGAGGTCGATCTCGTCCTGGCGGAGGAAGGCTCGTGA